In Coregonus clupeaformis isolate EN_2021a chromosome 15, ASM2061545v1, whole genome shotgun sequence, one genomic interval encodes:
- the LOC121583213 gene encoding uncharacterized protein LOC121583213 — protein MHAPLQGWYREHIIKDDLPESLFTKSPDRKKSLDQEEEQWAKRQRKDSPDKSRLKYFHPHRQLPEPKKKGKKKPAGKAHHKKDESRDEATSLQDNEAAGQVTALWRRNNCEVVVAVVRSTDKTSSFLLHHSEFKILQPHKWLVGETIEWYFQATTKSCSHGTKIYILNHYSAQVILNGERSLVCKQSLPKVNFGNYNAVMSFLNVDQNHWKFIYLHEPSGQVFLIDPAGQKEKDESEHTALKFREYFQMRRSRHGKDDWVDIKWKGGEITPTMQQDTFSCGVFVMQV, from the exons ATGCATGCCCCCCTCCAAGGATGGTATAGGGAGCACATAATAAAAGATGATCTGCCAGAATCACTGTTCACTAAATCCCCCGACCGCAAGAAGTCGTTGGACCAGGAAGAGGAGCAGTGGGCCAAGAGACAAAGAAAAGACTCACCTGACAAGTCCAGATTAAAGTATTTCCACCCTCACAGACAATTACCTGAGCCAAAGAAGAAGGGTAAAAAGAAACCAGCAGGGAAGGCACACCACAAGAAAGATGAAAGCAGGGATGAGGCAACATCACTCCAAGACAACGAGGCTGCAGGCCAG GTCACAGCTCTGTGGCGAAGAAATAATTGTGAGGTGGTGGTTGCTGTTGTGAGGTCTACAGACAAAACGTCCTCTTTCCTTCTCCATCATTCAGAGTTTAAAATTCTGCAACCCCACAAATGGCTTGTGGGTGAG ACGATCGAATGGTACTTTCAAGCAACCACAAAAAGCTGCAGTCACGGGACAAAGATTTACATCCTAAATCATTACTCAGCCCAAGTCATTCTAAATGGAGAAAGAAGTTTAGTGTGCAAGCAAAGTCTGCCCAAG GTGAACTTCGGTAACTACAATGCTGTCATGAGTTTCTTGAATGTGGACCAGAACCACTGGAAGTTCATT TATCTGCATGAACCATCAGGCCAAGTGTTTTTGATTGACCCTGCTGGACAGAAAGAGAAGGACGAATCGGAACACACTGCATTAAAATTCAG AGAATACTTCCAAATGAGAAGATCCCGCCATGGAAAAGACGACTGGGTGGATATAAAGTGGAAAGGAGGGGAGATAACTCCCACCATGCAGCAGGACACCTTCAGCTGTGGGGTCTTTGTAATGCAGGTTTGA